A region from the Chrysoperla carnea chromosome 4, inChrCarn1.1, whole genome shotgun sequence genome encodes:
- the LOC123299273 gene encoding larval cuticle protein A2B-like, with protein sequence MAIKLFVIASLVAAISALEEHVATSHSVQHFSSPHYAAAPIAYKAAPVYHTAPIALKKVIVEHEEEEGPAHYDFAYGVHDEHTGDIKEQKETRKDDAVEGYYTLKEADGTRRIVHYTANKHDGFNAVVTHEGKPTEAPQIIKAVPTYYKAAPVVYKSAPISYKAVPIVYKSAPVAYKDSPSFSYGSSSSHEYDY encoded by the exons ATGGCAATCAAG tTATTTGTTATTGCAAGCCTTGTTGCTGCCATTTCTGCTTTGGAAGAACATGTGGCCACATCACACAGTGTACAACATTTTTCCTCACCTCATTATGCTGCTGCTCCCATCGCTTACAAAGCTGCTCCAGTTTACCACACAGCAcctattgcattaaaaaaagtaattgtagAACATGAAGAAGAAGAAGGTCCAGCTCATTACGATTTCGCATACGGAGTACATGATGAACATACCGGTGACATTAAAGAACAAAAGGAAACACGTAAAGATGATGCTGTTGAAGGATACTACACCTTGAAAGAAGCTGATGGTACTCGTCGTATTGTCCATTACACAGCTAACAAACATGATGGATTCAACGCTGTTGTAACACACGAAGGAAAACCAACTGAAGCACCACAAATTATTAAAGCTGTACCAACTTATTATAAAGCAGCACCTGTTGTATACAAATCAGCACCAATTTCCTACAAAGCTGTACCAATTGTTTATAAATCAGCGCCGGTAGCTTATAAAGATTCGCCCTCATTCAGTTACGGTTCATCTTCATCACATGAATACGATTATTAA